A genomic region of Colletotrichum destructivum chromosome 5, complete sequence contains the following coding sequences:
- a CDS encoding Putative mycotoxin biosynthesis protein UstYa, whose protein sequence is MTTAFFQKLGQRAWLTKPRAGGDYSSILGGITAAGHRISVDHNSDDGLLEKGHHTAHREAASPRQPLWRNGRFLAFHVILFAIYLFVLSLVANASPPRYPGLPFSPARSVVEYAEKGFDLEDRIQDGSLYTGKPSAQLDKAWHDLLNDENILLEPEYIQHYGRQDTAVEVPEGGRYIGTLNVYHELHCLKRIHHFMYSDHYFPGLSTHQKELNRLHNEHCIDFLRQSAMCHADIGLITYSWHADQRMPIANATSHQCVRWDRLAAWTHERAVDMMKPDWLMHPTMGPAYPDGQGDSLGAAESPHLGHEHSGH, encoded by the exons ATGACCACTGCATTTTTCCAAAAGCTAGGCCAGCGAGCATGGCTAACGAAGCCCAGAGCGGGAGGAGACTATTCTTCAATCTTGGGCGGAATCACAGCTGCCGGACATCGCATCTCTGTGGACCACAACTCGGACGACGGCTTGCTCGAAAAGGGCCACCACACTGCACACAGAGAGGCAGCTTCACCGCGCCAGCCCCTCTGGAGAAACGGTCGCTTTCTGGCCTTCCACGTTATTTTGTTCGCCATTTATCTCTTTGTCCTGTCCTTGGTTGCCAATGCCAGTCCTCCTCGATATCCTGGACTCCCCTTTT CCCCGGCCAGAAGTGTTGTGGAGTATGCAGAGAAAggcttcgacctcgaggaccgcATTCAAGACGGGAGCCTCTACACCGGCAAGCCGAGCGCGCAGCTCGACAAGGCGTGGCATGACCTTCTCAATG ACGAGAACATTCTGCTCGAACCCGAGTATATCCAGCATTATGGGCGGCAGGacacggccgtcgaggtACCCGAGGGCGGCCGCTACATCGGCACTCTGAACGTCTATCACGAGCTGCACTGCTTGAAGCGCATCCACCACTTCATGTACTCGGACCACTACTTTCCAGGGCTCTCTACGCACCAGAAGGAGCTCAACCGGCTGCATAACG AGCACTGCATTGATTTTCTCCGGCAATCGGCCATGTGCCACGCTGACATCGGGCTCATCACCTATAGCTGGCACGCCGACCAACGAATGCCCATTGCCAATGCAACATCGCACCAGTGTGTCAGGTGGGACCGACTGGCCGCGTGGACGCATGAGCGTGCTGTCGACATGATGAAGCCAGACTGGCTGATGCATCCCACAATGG GGCCCGCGTACCCTGATGGGCAGGGTGACAGCCTTGGTGCCGCCGAGTCGCCGCACCTTGGCCATGAGCACAGTGGACATTAG
- a CDS encoding Putative oligopeptide transporter, OPT superfamily, protein MHRSQHIELAQGSDADSVSDDDTTAALFDAFVPLEKAPAHNGAVKVVTLRAILLGSLCGALVNASNIYLGLRAGWTSSANMIGAMVGFAVLKRYAAGSTQPFGPHENNIVQTVATASGGMSNVFISGIPALYQLGLLRTPVQDFFRIVSLVAVGGYFGLLSVAPREHSILRARLQTSIQFLHLFANWPGNPVRKLFIEDVARDLDLVFPSSMATAMSIHSMHSAADGEEAARPKLKATIYAFGAAMVLRVISQYAPGLLWEWHVFTWLANANIFRSLAIAAESWGWLIELSPAMMGSGMLVDFKVACSFFAGSVLAWGLLGPYLVEHGIAFGQPVSTSEEGWAGLISYKSMSDDFASVSHPSPRYWLLWPGVICTLAVAFAERGILAGLDLMLTKDIGNRAMLSMASVLESRTDLFQSSQREAHGTAYEIQAEVYDILADQDIQATVENDKEAAKRGPGEEDIATWMWAPGACVLVILAVLLTYWQFDMPLLESVLALVLSFGMSLVAIQATGATDTTPINSISKVSQAVLSGVTQATGGSIIDAQRLNLLGASLTNIGANQGVDLIGDFRVGFLLRTPPRLQYAAQLIGTLVATLVAPSVFVLFATAYPCIIASPSSEGETGARACEFPGPAIAAWRAVAVSASAPTPPVPPSSARFSAGLAVVSVLLVVARRFVVVGAWRGGQRFMPNMMIFALAFTLPSPQTSVSMMLGAVAAKVWRWKGPVGFERNLFAVAAGLVAGEGIGGTVNCVLSILGVGGQRWSLGLGCPAGRC, encoded by the exons ATGCATCGCTCGCAACACATTGAGCTTGCCCAAGGCAGCGATGCCGACTCGGTTTCAGACGACGATACGACAGCCGCTCTGTTTGATGCATTTGTGCCGCTGGAGAAAGCACCTGCTCACAATGGCGCTGTAAAGGTGGTTACGCTTCGGGCTATCCTGCTGGGCAGTCTCTGTGGCGCATTAGTCAACGCTTCCAACATCTACCTTGGCCTCAGGGCAGGatggacgtcgtcggcgaatATGATTGGT GCCATGGTCGGCTTTGCGGTCCTGAAGAGATACGCAGCCGGGTCGACACAGCCCTTTGGCCCTCATGAAAACAACATAGTGCAGACCGTTGCCACGGCCTCCGGGGGCATGTCGAATGTCTTCATTTCCGGCATTCCGGCCCTGTACCAGCTCGGGCTGCTGCGTACGCCGGTGCAGGATTTCTTCCGCATCGTGtcgctcgtcgccgtcggcggatACTTTGGTCTCCTCTCCGTGGCCCCGCGTGAGCATTCCATTCTCAGAGCCCGCCTCCAGACGAGCATCCAATTTCTCCATCTTTTTGCTAACTGGCCCGGTAACCCAGTGCGCAAGCTCTTTATCGAGGATGTGGCCCGAGACCTTGATCTCgttttcccctcctccatggccacggctATGAGCATTCATAGCATGCACTCGGCcgctgatggagaagaggcaGCCCGTCCCAAGTTGAAAGCAACCATCTATGCTTTTGgggcggccatggtgctCAGGGTCATCTCCCAGTACGCGCCGGGCCTTCTCTGG GAGTGGCATGTGTTTACCTGGCTCGCGAACGCAAACATTTTCCGCAGTCTGGCCATTGCTGCAGAGAGCTGGGGATGGCTTATAGAGCTGTCTCCAGCGATGATGGGCTCAGGCATGTTGGTTGACTTCAAAGTAGCCTGCTCGTTCTTTGCCGGGTCTGTTCTGGCATG GGGGCTCCTAGGACCGTATCTTGTGGAACATGGCATTGCCTTTGGGCAGCCGGTCTCTACCAGTGAGGAGGGATGGGCAGGCCTAATATCGTACAAATCCATGTCAGACGACTTTGCAAGTGTGAGCCACCCAAGTCCCAGGTACTGGTTGCTATGGCCTGGCGTGATTTGCACACTTGCGGTTGCCTTCGCCG AAAGAGGAATTCTTGCCGGTCTTGACCTCATGCTGACCAAGGACATTGGAAACAGAGCTATGTTGTCAATGGCGTCTGTTTTGGAATCTCGCACTGATCTCTTCCAAAGCAGCCAGCGCGAGGCTCATGGGACTGCTTATGAGATACAGGCGGAGGTC TACGACATTTTGGCAGACCAAGACATCCAAGCCACGGTCGAAAATGACAAAGAAGCAGCGAAAAGGGGACCGGGAGAGGAAGACATTGCCACGTGGATGTGGGCGCCCGGTGCCTGCGTACTCGTCATCCTAGCCGTCCTGCTCACATATTGGCAGTTTGACATGCCGCTCCTTGAGTCTGTACTCGCCCTCGTCTTGTCGTTTGGCATGTCGCTCGTTGCCATTCAAGCGACGGGTGCAACGG ATACGACCCCAATCAACTCCATCTCCAAGGTTTCACAAGCCGTCCTGAGCGGCGTTACACAAGCGACGGGCGGAAGCATAATCGATGCCCAGCGCCTGAACCTGCTCGGCGCCAGCCTCACGAACATAGGGGCCAACCAGGGTGTCG ACCTCATAGGCGACTTTCGGGTCGGCTTTCTCCTGCGCACCCCGCCACGCCTGCAGTACGCCGCCCAACTCATTGGGACACTGGTCGCGACGCTTGTGGCGCCgtccgtcttcgtcctcttcgccACAGCGTACCCGTGCATCATCGCCAGCCCATCGTCAGAAGGCGAGACGGGCGCACGAGCGTGCGAGTTCCCGGGGCCCGCGATCGCGGCTTGGcgagccgtcgccgtctccgccagcgcgccgacgccgccggtgccTCCCTCAAGCGCCCGTTTCTcggccggcctcgccgttgtATCGGTTCTCCTGGTCGTGGCGAGGCGCTtcgtggtcgtcggcgcGTGGCGGGGGGGCCAGCGCTTCATGCCCAACATGATGATCTTCGCCCTGGCATTTACGCTGCCGTCCCCGCAGACGAGCGTGTCCATGATGCTGGGTGCCGTTGCTGCCAAGGTGTGGCGGTGGAAGGGCCCCGTAGGTTTTGAGAGGAATTTGTTCGCTGTTGCGGCCGGGCTGGTGGCCGGTGAAGGCATTGGGGGAACGGTCAATTGCGTCTTGTCGATTCTGGGCGTCGGGGGCCAGCGATGGTCACTCGGTCTTGGGTGTCCCGCGGGCCGATGTTAG
- a CDS encoding Putative peptidase S53, activation domain, peptidase S8, subtilisin, Ser-active, Sedolisin has translation MLLSIASRLIVTVLWCYLHSPFIPTVSARSTQNPIKERHEVPRGWHLVARAPKDGRISLHIGLQPESSGQLERHLDEISDPFHERFRHYLSADQVKELMRPSEETIDAIHDWLVECGISAHSFKFSTGKDWVIVPDLTIAAAERLLQTSYHVYRNGDQELVRAAEWSLPLHLHDRIDIVHPTTSFFTTKSPRQGRRSDDKVNASTPSSLNDAAEAVDDGVAAAEGVDLSNPPIDLTPEQACNTSAVAPICLRALYGTLGYTAQAPETNSMGLSNYWGEFNNRSDIRLYLENHRPEAADAADEFATVNFNGAVNQQEPATQSQLDIRQGREGNLDAQVMLSIGYPTRLVTYSTGGPLPPYNPDPSFPENTNEPFLAWLQHVIAQPELPAVISTSYADTEYTVPPSYARRVCNGFAQLGARGVTVVFGSGDWGVGAPGTCHAPNGTALRFVARFPESCPYGTSVAATRGINPQRVAYNERNGFVSGGGFSEYFSRPSYQDHAVSSYIARLGGKHDGLYNPHGRAYPDVAAMGYRIMTIWNGTTRVVDGTSASAPIFAAVVALVNDALVAEGKPTLGFLNPWLYAGGGAKAFRDITVGSATGCDTDGFPAVEGWDAASGFGTPWFPDFKQHALQWGFRSIRPWYITDR, from the exons ATGCTGCTGTCCATCGCCAGTCGTCTTATCGTAACAGTCCTCTGGTGTTATCTCCATTCACCATTCATCCCGACCGTCTCAGCGAGGTCCACTCAGAATCCCATCAAGGAGCGTCATGAGGTACCTCGCGGATGGCATCTTGTTGCAAGAGCGCCCAAAGATGGCCGCATATCGCTCCATATTGGCCTGCAACCGGAGAGTTCTGGGCAGCTCGAGCGCCACTTGGACGAGATTTCAGACCCGTTCCATGAAAGGTTTCGGCACTATCTGTCTGCCGACCAAGTCAAGGAATTGATGCGACCCTCGGAGGAAACCATCGACGCCATACATGACTGGCTCGTGGAGTGCGGAATAAGTGCACACAGCTTCAAGTTCAGCACGGGGAAGGACTGGGTCATCGTCCCGGACTTGACCATTGCTGCGGCTGAGAGGCTCCTTCAGACATCGTACCACGTATACAGAAATGGCGACCAAGAGCTCGTCCGCGCTGCAGAATGGTCTCTCCCGCTCCATCTCCATGACAGAATCGACATCGTCCACCCGACAACATCATTCTTCACCACCAAGAGCCCACGCCAGGGGCGCAGGAGCGATGACAAGGTCAACGCATCGACACCCTCCTCACTGAACGATGCCGcagaggccgtcgacgacggggtcGCTGCGGCAGAGGGAGTAGACCTCAGCAACCCCCCTATCGATTTGACGCCGGAGCAGGCTTGCAATACAAGCGCTGTGGCTCCCATCTGTCTCCGTGCCTTGTACGGAACGCTGGGCTACACAGCCCAAGCCCCGGAGACAAACAGTATGGGCCTTTCCAACTACTGGGGCGAGTTCAACAACCGGTCCGACATACGCCTGTACCTGGAGAACCATCGACCAGAGGCTGCGGATGCCGCGGACGAGTTTGCGACTGTGAATTTCAACGGTGCTGTCAACCAACAGGAGCCCGCCACCCAGTCCCAGCTAGACATTCGTCAGGGCCGCGAGGGCAATCTAGACGCCCAGGTCATGCTCAGCATCGGATATCCCACACGCCTGGTGACGTACAGCACGGGCGGGCCCCTACCTCCGTACAACCCCGACCCCTCGTTCCCAGAAAACACCAACGAGCCTTTCCTGGCCTGGCTGCAGCACGTCATCGCCCAGCCCGAGCTCCCCGCCGTGATCAGCACGTCGTACGCCGACACCGAGTACACCGTTCCCCCCTCCTACGCCAGGCGGGTCTGCAACGGCTTCGCGCAGCTGGGCGCGCGCGGCGTGACCGTTGTGTTCGGATCGGGCGACTGGGGCGTCGGAGCCCCGGGAACATGCCACGCGCCCAACGGGACGGCGCTGCGCTTCGTAGCACGCTTCCCCGAGAGCTGCCCCTACGGCACGTCGGTTGCGGCGACGCGGGGGATCAACCCGCAGAGGGTCGCCTACAACGAACGGAACGGGTTCGTGAGCGGCGGGGGCTTCAGCGAGTATTTTTCCCGGCCAAGCTACCAGGACCACGCCGTCAGCTCGTACATAGCCCGGCTCGGTGGGAAGCATGACGGGCTCTACAACCCGCACGGCCGGGCCTACCCCGACGTTGCTGCCATGGGCTATCGGATCATGACGATATGGAACGGGACGACCAGGGTCGTGGATGGGACCAGTGCCTCGGCGCCCATTTTTGCCGCTGTCGTGGCTCTGGTCAACGATgcgctcgtcgccgagggcaaaCCCACTCTGGGCTTCTTGAACCCTTGGCTGTatgcgggcggcggcgcaaaAGCTTTCAGGGATATCACGGTTGGCTCTGCCACGGGTTGTGATACGGATGGGTTTCCTGCCGTAGAAGGGTGGGACGCGGCAAGTGGCTTTGGCACTCCG TGGTTCCCTGATTTCAAACAACATGCTCTACAGTGGGGGTTTCGGTCCATCAGGCCGTGGTACATCACAGACAGGTAA
- a CDS encoding Putative mycotoxin biosynthesis protein UstYa produces the protein MQSQQDCDLDRPFSPEEELEKSSMHRSSSAPDSESSSFLSEREIREIRSNHNSRRRRWWWVSFVLVHAVLLSVYIGSLLSLRAQVSKLRKYGPQLANSPANDGVEWELQTFINNNNEQGPFSGPPREELDENIVLEPDYMKKLGRDQFGVAVPDGSGFIGTLNVYHELHCIKRLYQYTYPEVYPQGDTPAEQASSRQHKDHCLDFLRQSAMCHADVGVITFQWSPNSLLPVANATHHQCANWDKLAKWTKARTVDMMKPGWLVHPSKGPAYPNGEDYHH, from the exons ATGCAGTCTCAACAAGACTGCGACTTGGACCGACCTTTCAgccccgaggaggagctcgagaagagCTCGATGCACCGGTCGTCGTCTGCCCCTGACAGCGAgtcctcttcttttctcagcgagagagagatacGGGAGATTCGTTCGAACCATAActcgcgccgccgtcggtggtggtgggtcTCCTTTGTCCTCGTACATGCCGTTCTGCTTTCTGTATACATTGGGAGCCTGCTGTCTCTGCGCGCCCAAGTGAGCAAGTTGCGAAAGTATGGTCCGCAGCTGGCCAACT CCCCCGCGAACGATGGTGTAGAATGGGAACTCCAGAccttcatcaacaacaacaatgaaCAAGGGCCGTTCTCCGGACCTCCGAGAGAGGAG CTAGACGAGAACATTGTTTTGGAGCCGGACTATATGAAAAAGCTCGGCCGGGACCAGTTCGGTGTTGCTGTCCCTGACGGTTCGGGGTTCATCGGCACCTTGAACGTGTACCACGAGCTCCATTGCATT AAGCGCCTATATCAATACACCTATCCAGAGGTCTACCCGCAGGGCGACACGCCTGCGGAACAAGcaagcagtcgccagcacaaAG ATCACTGCTTGGACTTCCTGCGTCAGTCGGCCATGTGCCACGCCGATGTCGGCGTTATTACGTTCCAGTGGTCGCCCAACAGCCTGCTGCCTGTGGCCAACGCGACGCACCACCAGTGCGCCAACTGGGACAAGCTCGCGAAGTGGACCAAGGCGCGGACCGTTGACATGATGAAACCGGGCTGGCTGGTCCACCCTTCCAAAG GCCCGGCTTATCCAAATGGGGAGGATTATCACCATTGA